A region from the Natronoarchaeum mannanilyticum genome encodes:
- a CDS encoding SprT-like domain-containing protein codes for MAGDDSQSGVRAATEDDPRTEDELLDRAREYAAAVDLDVDLDSVSWGVSRRAKRRAGAAVYHRAEESVTIRLTWAAYRSFGWDEFTDVIRHELVHAWEFLEHGESGHGERFRAKADAVGASRHCPSFSVPRLQLLCTETGCDWTVDRFKASKTVTKPEEHRCGACGSRYVVEHVDTGERWRTSRGYEGARERIGEEW; via the coding sequence ATGGCAGGCGACGACTCGCAGTCGGGCGTCCGGGCGGCAACCGAAGACGATCCTCGAACCGAGGACGAACTGCTCGATCGCGCACGCGAGTACGCCGCCGCGGTCGACCTCGACGTCGATCTCGACTCGGTCTCGTGGGGAGTCTCCCGGCGCGCCAAGCGCCGGGCGGGTGCGGCCGTCTACCACCGCGCCGAGGAGTCGGTGACGATCCGGCTGACGTGGGCGGCCTACCGCTCGTTCGGCTGGGACGAGTTCACCGACGTGATCCGCCACGAACTCGTCCACGCCTGGGAGTTCCTGGAGCACGGCGAGTCGGGTCACGGCGAGCGCTTCCGGGCGAAGGCAGACGCGGTCGGCGCGTCGCGGCACTGCCCGTCCTTTTCCGTGCCGCGATTGCAGTTGCTCTGCACGGAAACGGGCTGCGACTGGACGGTCGACCGGTTCAAGGCCTCGAAGACGGTGACGAAGCCGGAGGAGCATCGCTGCGGCGCCTGCGGCTCGCGCTACGTCGTCGAGCACGTCGACACGGGCGAGCGCTGGCGGACGAGCAGGGGGTACGAGGGCGCGCGAGAACGGATCGGCGAGGAGTGGTGA